From Desulfovibrio inopinatus DSM 10711, the proteins below share one genomic window:
- the nuoH gene encoding NADH-quinone oxidoreductase subunit NuoH, with amino-acid sequence MTIPSVTEIPVELVRLVVALIALAAFIGLNGLVLVYVERKVAGHVQRRPGPFEVGPHGLLQPLVDAAKLIGKQLVTPQGADKILFWVAPVLSFLPVFVLFMPIPFGETVFALDTNLGLLLILAFAGLGVLSLCLAGWASNNKWSLLGAARAVAQSVAYEIPLLLAVLTIAMQTGTLDLMDMVRSQGAWPWQWNIVCQPVAFFIYFVSAIGETNRAPFDLPEAESELTAGFHTEYSGMGFGLFFLAEYANMIVVCAVATILFLGGWQGPFFSGAVWFLAKLYILLLLIIWFRWTYPRVRFDQLLNINWKWLLPLALANLLVTAFVIKLF; translated from the coding sequence GTGACCATTCCATCAGTTACCGAAATCCCCGTAGAGCTTGTCCGGCTTGTGGTGGCCCTTATCGCCCTGGCCGCCTTCATCGGGCTCAACGGCCTCGTTCTCGTGTATGTGGAACGAAAGGTGGCCGGCCATGTGCAGCGCCGGCCGGGACCTTTTGAAGTAGGGCCTCATGGACTCTTGCAACCGCTTGTAGACGCGGCAAAGCTCATCGGCAAACAACTTGTCACCCCTCAGGGCGCAGATAAGATCCTTTTCTGGGTGGCACCGGTGTTGTCGTTTCTGCCTGTCTTTGTCCTGTTCATGCCTATCCCGTTTGGGGAAACGGTTTTTGCGCTGGATACCAACCTTGGTTTGCTGCTCATTCTCGCCTTTGCCGGTCTTGGGGTTCTGTCGTTGTGCTTGGCTGGTTGGGCATCGAACAACAAGTGGTCGCTGCTTGGTGCAGCCCGCGCTGTGGCCCAATCGGTTGCGTATGAAATTCCGTTGTTGTTGGCTGTTCTGACCATTGCGATGCAAACGGGAACCCTTGACCTTATGGATATGGTCAGAAGCCAGGGAGCCTGGCCATGGCAGTGGAACATCGTCTGTCAGCCCGTGGCGTTTTTCATCTACTTCGTCAGTGCTATCGGGGAAACCAACCGTGCCCCCTTTGACCTGCCCGAAGCTGAATCCGAACTGACGGCTGGTTTCCATACCGAATATTCCGGTATGGGATTCGGTCTCTTCTTCCTGGCTGAATACGCCAACATGATCGTGGTATGCGCTGTGGCTACCATTCTGTTCCTGGGCGGATGGCAAGGCCCGTTCTTTTCGGGAGCGGTCTGGTTCTTGGCCAAGTTGTATATATTACTCCTCTTGATCATCTGGTTTCGCTGGACCTATCCCCGCGTCCGCTTTGACCAGTTGCTCAATATCAATTGGAAGTGGCTTTTGCCGTTGGCGTTGGCCAACCTGCTTGTCACGGCCTTTGTCATAAAACTGTTCTAG
- a CDS encoding 4Fe-4S binding protein has translation MKNVITEISDAVKGLWSLVVGLRVTGENFVQPQVTVHYPRASVSNLDTFRGHIDLVGMPKEPAKPKCIACMMCEAICPSGCINITVETIELEVAPVDKKLEETARKTSDGGSAVPAKRMAPPKKKKKKVVTGFDLRFDLCSLCGLCVQNCPVDSLQFSRDVYSIADSRQGCSYDLMARLSDAAGQSGKPGPKAPGEEAA, from the coding sequence ATGAAAAACGTGATCACCGAAATATCGGACGCCGTCAAAGGCTTGTGGAGCTTGGTGGTGGGTCTTCGTGTCACTGGGGAGAACTTTGTCCAACCCCAGGTGACGGTCCACTATCCACGCGCCAGCGTCTCCAACCTCGACACGTTTCGTGGACATATCGATCTTGTCGGAATGCCCAAGGAACCGGCCAAGCCCAAATGCATTGCATGTATGATGTGCGAGGCCATTTGTCCGTCGGGATGCATTAACATTACGGTCGAGACCATTGAATTAGAAGTGGCCCCGGTCGACAAAAAACTTGAAGAAACCGCCCGCAAAACTTCGGACGGGGGATCGGCCGTACCGGCTAAACGCATGGCCCCGCCCAAGAAGAAAAAGAAGAAAGTCGTGACCGGGTTCGATCTGCGCTTTGATTTGTGCAGCCTGTGTGGGCTGTGTGTGCAGAATTGTCCCGTAGACTCGCTTCAATTCTCTCGCGATGTCTATTCCATCGCGGATTCAAGGCAGGGGTGTTCTTACGACCTCATGGCCAGGCTTTCGGATGCAGCCGGACAGTCAGGCAAACCCGGGCCGAAAGCTCCTGGGGAAGAGGCCGCCTGA
- a CDS encoding NADH-quinone oxidoreductase subunit J family protein: protein MQETIVIISFWLYALLIVGGSLLAVLARSLVRSLCGLILALFGVAGLYLLMAAPLLALMQLLIYVGAVVVLIFFAIMLTRAPAGGEELEKRSLGHIAKSLVGSLIPAGILGYACFHHAGSVVPTPLELAPQELGRVFLGPYVLAFELISVVLFVAMAGAVLLGFERRRQAK from the coding sequence ATGCAGGAAACTATCGTTATTATCTCCTTTTGGCTTTATGCCCTTCTGATCGTGGGCGGGTCGCTTTTAGCGGTCCTGGCCAGATCGCTCGTACGCTCGTTGTGCGGGCTTATTCTTGCGCTTTTCGGTGTGGCCGGCCTGTATTTACTTATGGCCGCTCCACTTTTGGCGCTCATGCAACTGCTTATTTATGTCGGAGCCGTGGTGGTGCTCATCTTTTTCGCCATCATGCTTACTCGTGCCCCGGCAGGCGGTGAAGAGCTCGAAAAACGCAGTCTCGGTCATATTGCCAAGTCGTTGGTCGGCAGTCTCATTCCGGCCGGTATTCTCGGGTATGCATGTTTTCATCATGCAGGATCGGTTGTACCGACGCCGCTTGAACTGGCGCCACAGGAACTGGGTCGTGTCTTTTTGGGACCCTATGTGTTGGCATTTGAACTGATCTCCGTTGTCTTGTTTGTTGCAATGGCCGGAGCTGTTCTTTTGGGATTTGAAAGAAGGAGGCAGGCAAAGTGA
- the nuoK gene encoding NADH-quinone oxidoreductase subunit NuoK — MSALTLYQILALFLLGVGLFGMLYRKSLIGMLICVELMLNGAALSIAAGAQLTPMPAEMGQAATLFVMGLAAAEATLVLAIVLVVVRRFGNAETETVSRLKG, encoded by the coding sequence GTGAGCGCTTTGACCCTGTATCAGATCCTCGCCCTGTTTCTCTTGGGTGTGGGCCTGTTTGGCATGCTGTATCGTAAAAGTTTGATCGGTATGCTTATCTGTGTGGAACTCATGCTCAACGGTGCGGCCCTGTCTATCGCAGCAGGCGCCCAACTGACGCCGATGCCCGCGGAAATGGGGCAGGCAGCCACGTTGTTCGTCATGGGACTGGCCGCGGCCGAGGCCACCTTGGTCCTGGCCATCGTCCTTGTGGTGGTGCGGCGGTTCGGAAACGCCGAGACCGAAACCGTCAGCCGGCTTAAAGGATAG
- a CDS encoding monovalent cation/H+ antiporter subunit D family protein, producing MTEQAYIESPLILIPLVVTMVAPFFIWYFRKNINKREAASFIAGAIAFGSVASMAPAVLKGSIWTYTLVELFHGVSVKFCIDGLSLLFAIIASFLWMFATSYNIGYMRSLKEHAQTRYYFCFGVAIFGALGVAFSANIFTMYLFYEIISIFTYPLVAHHEDEEGFAGARKYMVYLMGSSKLFLLPAMALTYVLCGTLDFHLGDIVNGIFPADADPTLVSITYFLYLFGLAKAAIMPMHNWLPSAMVAPTPVSALLHAVAVVKAGVFSISRVFLSGYGVLLMEKLNLGIVTAYLAAFTILAASIIALTKDDLKARLAYSTVSQLSYIILGVAMLSPLAVKGGLIHIVNHAFSKITLFFAAGAIYVVTHHKKISLMGGFGRRMPFTFTAFALASLSMIGMPPVCGFVTKWYLIGGSMQIGQTILLVALLASGLLNAAYFTPVVVRAFLRPAAPGVDIEQYKEAPLVMVVPLFITALISVFLGLFPDTFMQFINAFGKF from the coding sequence ATGACCGAGCAAGCCTACATTGAAAGCCCGCTTATCCTGATACCTCTCGTTGTCACCATGGTGGCTCCGTTTTTTATCTGGTATTTTCGCAAGAACATTAACAAGCGTGAAGCGGCGTCCTTTATTGCTGGTGCGATTGCCTTCGGGAGTGTCGCCTCGATGGCTCCGGCTGTCCTAAAAGGCAGCATCTGGACGTACACGCTGGTCGAACTCTTTCACGGGGTTTCCGTCAAGTTTTGTATTGACGGGCTTTCGCTTCTGTTTGCCATTATTGCTTCGTTTTTGTGGATGTTTGCCACAAGCTACAATATCGGCTACATGCGCAGCCTCAAAGAGCATGCCCAGACACGCTATTACTTCTGTTTTGGCGTCGCCATTTTCGGCGCTCTCGGCGTCGCGTTTTCGGCGAACATCTTTACGATGTATCTCTTCTACGAAATCATCAGCATCTTCACCTACCCGCTGGTTGCTCACCACGAAGATGAAGAAGGCTTTGCCGGTGCACGCAAATACATGGTCTACCTCATGGGGTCGTCCAAACTCTTTTTGCTGCCCGCTATGGCCTTAACATATGTACTGTGCGGCACGCTCGATTTTCATCTGGGCGATATCGTCAATGGTATCTTCCCGGCTGACGCCGACCCGACGCTTGTCAGCATTACGTACTTCCTCTACCTGTTCGGCTTGGCCAAAGCGGCCATTATGCCGATGCACAACTGGTTGCCATCTGCCATGGTCGCCCCGACACCGGTTTCCGCCTTGCTGCACGCAGTGGCCGTTGTTAAAGCCGGGGTCTTTTCCATCAGCCGTGTGTTTCTTTCCGGCTACGGCGTCCTGCTTATGGAAAAGCTCAATCTGGGAATTGTCACCGCCTACTTGGCGGCGTTTACCATCTTGGCGGCATCCATCATCGCGCTGACCAAAGATGACCTCAAAGCCCGGTTGGCCTATTCCACAGTGAGCCAGTTGTCCTACATCATTCTTGGCGTGGCGATGCTCTCCCCGTTGGCTGTCAAAGGCGGCCTGATTCATATCGTTAACCACGCTTTCTCAAAGATTACGCTGTTTTTCGCTGCCGGTGCCATCTATGTGGTAACGCATCACAAGAAAATCAGCCTCATGGGCGGGTTTGGACGGCGTATGCCGTTCACATTTACGGCGTTTGCTCTCGCATCGCTCTCCATGATCGGGATGCCTCCGGTGTGCGGGTTCGTCACCAAATGGTATCTCATCGGGGGGTCCATGCAGATCGGGCAAACCATACTGTTGGTCGCTCTGTTGGCCAGTGGTTTGTTGAACGCCGCGTACTTCACCCCGGTGGTTGTTCGCGCCTTCCTGCGACCAGCCGCACCAGGAGTGGACATTGAACAGTATAAAGAAGCGCCGCTTGTTATGGTGGTTCCTCTGTTCATTACCGCGCTCATATCCGTGTTCCTCGGGTTGTTCCCGGACACGTTCATGCAGTTCATTAACGCCTTCGGCAAGTTCTAG
- a CDS encoding Na(+)/H(+) antiporter subunit D, producing MTAIDTAWFFHPSILFVVTAALLPWFTDWQGRNKILFIAPLVAIAVVFTQTWNGDGQGVTWTIPYIGTTLKLARVDTLSLVFANVFAIQSFIAFIYAYHEKDPMKHVATCLYVAGAFGCVFAGDYLTLFIFWELMSIASTGVIWLARNPAATRAGFRYFLFHVMGGLLLLGGMLLRWQALGTFDFTPADPANIATYDWLIMAGFCVNAAAVPLHAWLPDAYPRASITGAVFLSAFTTKTAVYVLARAFSGFEVLAVVGVVMCLYGVFYATIENNARKILSYHIVSQVGYMVAGIGIGTAMTINGACAHAYAHILYKGLLFMGTGCLLYAAGTAKLTELGGLVSRLPFVMLFYMVGAVSISGMPLFNGFISKTMTIAGAAEAHHTWMALGMELAAVGTFLSVGIKLPYFAFWSKPDSTVELKPIPKNMYIAMGISSFLCLFTGLFPSTLYSILPFEVEYHPYTAWHVLQSSILLAFTGLGFYFCRKIIVPHDKVNLDFDALYRFVARWFYKLVSVPVAAIDNVWTEVYAKIGLRGLMGSAWLSAIFDRKAIDTVVDGTAYTVRGTGSLAAKGQTGRLQDYIAATAVICLGLFALYWYFI from the coding sequence ATGACCGCGATTGATACCGCCTGGTTCTTCCACCCGAGCATACTGTTTGTGGTCACGGCCGCGCTGTTGCCCTGGTTTACCGACTGGCAGGGAAGGAACAAAATACTGTTCATCGCCCCTCTGGTCGCCATTGCCGTGGTCTTTACGCAGACCTGGAACGGTGATGGCCAAGGTGTGACCTGGACCATTCCCTATATCGGGACCACACTGAAGCTTGCCCGAGTGGACACCCTGTCCCTGGTTTTCGCCAACGTATTTGCCATTCAGTCCTTCATTGCGTTTATTTACGCCTATCATGAAAAGGACCCGATGAAGCACGTCGCGACATGCCTCTACGTTGCCGGGGCATTCGGATGTGTATTCGCTGGCGATTATCTGACCTTGTTCATTTTCTGGGAACTCATGAGTATCGCATCGACGGGCGTCATTTGGTTGGCGCGCAATCCGGCTGCGACTCGGGCCGGTTTCCGGTACTTCCTGTTCCACGTTATGGGCGGATTGCTTCTGCTCGGGGGGATGCTGCTTCGCTGGCAAGCGCTCGGCACGTTTGATTTCACCCCGGCTGATCCGGCCAATATTGCTACGTATGACTGGCTCATTATGGCCGGTTTCTGCGTGAACGCTGCCGCTGTACCGCTTCACGCCTGGTTGCCGGATGCCTATCCACGCGCTTCTATTACCGGTGCGGTCTTCTTGTCCGCATTCACAACGAAAACCGCCGTGTACGTGTTGGCTCGGGCCTTTTCCGGCTTTGAGGTGCTCGCTGTGGTGGGCGTTGTCATGTGTCTCTACGGTGTTTTTTACGCGACCATCGAAAACAATGCTCGGAAGATCTTATCTTACCACATTGTTTCGCAGGTGGGATACATGGTTGCCGGGATTGGCATCGGGACCGCAATGACCATAAATGGCGCATGTGCGCATGCCTATGCACACATCCTGTATAAAGGGTTGCTCTTTATGGGAACCGGTTGTCTCTTGTATGCAGCCGGAACGGCCAAACTCACCGAACTCGGTGGATTGGTTTCGCGCCTTCCCTTTGTCATGCTCTTCTACATGGTCGGGGCCGTCTCCATCTCGGGGATGCCGTTGTTCAACGGGTTCATTTCCAAAACCATGACCATTGCCGGTGCGGCTGAAGCGCATCACACGTGGATGGCTCTCGGTATGGAATTGGCTGCTGTCGGGACGTTCCTTTCCGTCGGTATCAAACTGCCGTACTTCGCCTTCTGGTCGAAGCCGGATTCGACGGTCGAACTTAAACCGATCCCCAAGAACATGTACATTGCAATGGGAATCTCGTCGTTTTTGTGCCTCTTCACTGGCCTGTTCCCCTCGACACTGTATTCCATCCTGCCGTTTGAAGTTGAATACCACCCCTATACGGCATGGCATGTTCTGCAGTCTTCGATCTTGTTGGCATTCACCGGTCTTGGGTTCTACTTTTGCCGTAAGATCATTGTACCCCATGACAAAGTTAACCTCGACTTCGACGCGCTTTACCGATTTGTTGCCCGTTGGTTCTACAAATTGGTCAGTGTACCGGTCGCGGCTATCGATAATGTCTGGACCGAAGTGTACGCCAAGATCGGTTTGCGCGGCCTGATGGGAAGCGCATGGCTTTCGGCGATCTTTGATCGTAAGGCCATCGATACCGTGGTCGATGGGACGGCCTACACCGTCAGAGGTACGGGGTCGCTTGCTGCCAAGGGACAAACCGGCCGGCTTCAGGATTACATCGCGGCGACGGCTGTCATCTGTCTGGGCCTTTTCGCTCTGTATTGGTATTTCATTTAA
- a CDS encoding complex I subunit 4 family protein, protein MADAAYPTLTVLVFFPLAAALFMAFFIKNEMVVRAFTLVVSLVEILLSFPLFLNYQLGEAGYQFVEHAAWLPGIGISYHLGIDGISFFMVLLSVLILPLCVLCSWTYIEKRIKEFHISLLLMTTACIGVFVALDFVLFYIFWEAMLVPMYLLIAVWGGPDRKYASIKFFLYTLAGSTLLLVAIVAFWSVGGTFDIVELSKQTYPYQFQIWTFLAMALAFAIKVPMFPFHTWLPAAHVQAPSAGSVILASVLLKMGTYGFLRFCLPLAPAASDYFAPMMIAISVASILYGGLVALGQTDMKKLIAYSSVGHMGFVTLGIFVLNQRGIEGAIMQMLNHGITTGAMFMMIGAAYERSHSREISDHIGIGRYLPAFIFFWGLFSMSSLAFPGTNSFVGEILVLVGAFTDSVPAAFLAIPGAMLAAAYMLRLLQKMAYGRSDNPKGWLDLNTREWIYLVPMAILVIYLGFAPGLALRTISPSISLVLEDVHSKSVPEEEKTQVAEPSHVVPEKAAAPLADRLDVSRESVVYNATTNGMMNNEANGTNG, encoded by the coding sequence ATGGCTGACGCTGCCTACCCGACCCTGACCGTCCTTGTTTTCTTTCCGCTGGCCGCGGCGCTTTTCATGGCGTTTTTTATCAAAAACGAGATGGTGGTGCGCGCCTTCACCCTTGTCGTGTCGTTGGTTGAAATTCTGCTCTCATTCCCGCTGTTTTTGAATTATCAGCTTGGTGAGGCAGGATATCAATTTGTCGAACACGCTGCCTGGCTACCCGGCATCGGCATAAGCTACCATCTTGGTATCGATGGGATCAGCTTCTTTATGGTGCTGCTTTCCGTCTTGATACTGCCTCTGTGTGTCCTGTGTTCCTGGACATACATTGAAAAGCGCATCAAAGAGTTTCACATTAGCTTGTTGCTTATGACCACGGCCTGTATCGGCGTGTTTGTGGCACTCGATTTTGTCCTGTTTTACATCTTCTGGGAAGCCATGCTTGTCCCCATGTATCTGCTGATCGCAGTGTGGGGCGGGCCGGATCGTAAATACGCATCCATTAAGTTCTTCCTGTATACATTGGCTGGTTCGACTTTGTTGCTTGTTGCCATCGTTGCATTCTGGAGCGTTGGCGGTACCTTCGACATTGTTGAACTGAGCAAACAAACCTATCCGTACCAGTTCCAAATCTGGACGTTTCTTGCCATGGCCCTGGCGTTTGCCATCAAGGTGCCCATGTTTCCGTTTCATACGTGGTTGCCTGCCGCGCACGTTCAGGCTCCTAGCGCCGGTTCGGTCATCCTGGCTTCGGTGCTGTTGAAAATGGGAACGTATGGTTTCCTGCGCTTCTGCTTGCCTCTGGCTCCTGCCGCCAGCGACTATTTTGCGCCGATGATGATCGCCATCTCCGTGGCTTCGATTCTGTATGGCGGTTTGGTCGCTTTGGGCCAGACCGACATGAAAAAACTGATTGCGTATTCTTCGGTAGGCCACATGGGTTTTGTTACCCTTGGTATCTTTGTTCTCAATCAACGCGGGATTGAGGGCGCTATCATGCAGATGCTCAACCACGGTATTACCACGGGCGCCATGTTTATGATGATCGGCGCAGCGTATGAGCGCAGTCACTCGCGTGAAATTAGCGACCATATCGGTATCGGTCGTTATCTGCCTGCCTTCATCTTCTTCTGGGGCTTGTTCTCCATGTCTTCCCTTGCATTCCCCGGAACAAACAGCTTTGTCGGTGAAATCCTCGTGTTGGTTGGTGCTTTTACCGACAGCGTACCGGCAGCCTTTTTGGCTATTCCCGGTGCCATGCTGGCCGCAGCCTATATGCTGCGTCTTCTTCAGAAAATGGCGTACGGACGTTCGGACAACCCCAAAGGTTGGCTCGACCTCAATACGCGGGAATGGATTTATCTCGTACCCATGGCCATCCTTGTCATCTATCTCGGTTTTGCTCCGGGATTGGCCTTGCGGACGATTTCCCCATCTATTTCCCTGGTGCTTGAGGATGTTCACTCCAAGTCAGTACCTGAAGAAGAAAAGACGCAGGTTGCTGAACCGTCGCATGTCGTCCCTGAAAAGGCGGCTGCGCCTTTGGCCGATCGTCTTGATGTTTCCCGGGAAAGCGTGGTCTACAATGCGACCACAAACGGGATGATGAACAACGAAGCCAACGGAACCAACGGATGA
- a CDS encoding NADH-quinone oxidoreductase subunit N — MDLQLIIPELYQTFLALFLFVYTLKQDGGEETPAFLPVAVWIGVIASLAGLSARGMLAWDTYQIDGLSQFFKLAISVGYAIAMQNALRQPTLETKKRADYFLLLTLSSLGLMFLSSAVELITLVLALELSSYSLYALIPLRSTDRDAAEAGIKYILFGAAVTALALFGLSYVMSWQHTTYLAELANKPWSIAENPMAVIGLTLFLGGFFYKLALFPFHFWCPDVYQGASNETAAFVATLPKLGAVVVLVRLAALLAPGLEITNILAVLGALSMTYGNLAALAQRDVKRLLGYSSVAHAGYVMIGLVSGTPQGLAAAAFYSLIYILMNLAIFWVVCKVSRNGENVTVSDLDGLHKRAPGLAVVLAVSAFALVGLPPTAGFTGKLFLLSSAWNHGYNWLVVVAVLNTAISIYYYLSLVRHAYTGEATAPDVVVGRGSMTMAGLLATAILILGAMPGPIYQLALSAGMTIMP; from the coding sequence ATGGATTTGCAACTAATCATCCCTGAACTCTATCAGACGTTTCTGGCACTGTTTCTTTTCGTCTACACCCTCAAACAAGACGGCGGCGAAGAGACCCCGGCCTTCTTGCCTGTAGCGGTCTGGATTGGCGTGATCGCCTCTTTGGCTGGTCTGTCTGCTCGCGGTATGCTTGCCTGGGATACCTACCAGATCGATGGCCTGTCGCAGTTTTTCAAGTTGGCGATTTCAGTGGGTTATGCCATTGCCATGCAAAATGCCTTACGGCAGCCAACCTTGGAAACAAAAAAACGAGCCGATTACTTCCTGCTGCTGACGCTGTCGAGCTTGGGCCTGATGTTTTTGTCGTCGGCTGTTGAACTCATCACGCTTGTATTGGCGCTCGAACTGTCCTCATACTCGTTGTATGCTTTGATCCCGTTGCGATCCACCGATCGCGATGCGGCTGAAGCCGGTATCAAATATATCCTGTTTGGTGCTGCGGTGACGGCGCTAGCACTCTTTGGTTTGTCTTACGTCATGTCTTGGCAGCACACCACGTATCTTGCTGAGTTGGCCAACAAACCCTGGAGTATTGCTGAAAATCCGATGGCCGTTATTGGCCTGACCTTGTTCCTGGGCGGATTTTTCTACAAACTGGCATTGTTTCCGTTCCACTTCTGGTGCCCCGATGTGTACCAAGGTGCGAGTAACGAAACGGCTGCGTTTGTGGCAACGCTTCCTAAACTCGGTGCTGTTGTTGTTCTTGTTCGTCTTGCAGCGCTTCTCGCTCCTGGCCTCGAAATCACCAATATCCTCGCGGTACTTGGTGCGTTGTCCATGACCTATGGAAACTTGGCGGCCTTGGCGCAACGCGATGTGAAACGACTTCTCGGTTACTCGAGTGTTGCTCATGCTGGCTATGTCATGATCGGGCTTGTTTCCGGAACGCCGCAAGGCCTTGCGGCGGCAGCGTTTTACAGCCTGATTTATATCCTCATGAACTTGGCTATTTTCTGGGTTGTCTGTAAAGTCTCTCGTAACGGCGAGAACGTGACAGTGTCTGACCTTGATGGGTTGCACAAACGTGCGCCTGGGTTGGCTGTCGTTTTGGCTGTCTCGGCTTTCGCCTTGGTTGGCCTCCCGCCGACCGCCGGTTTTACGGGGAAACTCTTTTTGTTGAGTTCAGCCTGGAATCATGGTTATAATTGGCTCGTGGTTGTGGCTGTTTTGAACACCGCCATTTCCATTTATTACTATTTGAGCCTCGTACGTCATGCGTACACAGGAGAAGCCACAGCTCCCGATGTTGTTGTGGGGCGGGGTTCAATGACCATGGCCGGTCTTTTAGCCACGGCAATTCTCATTCTGGGCGCAATGCCGGGACCAATTTATCAGTTGGCTCTTTCGGCAGGAATGACTATTATGCCCTAA
- a CDS encoding 4Fe-4S dicluster domain-containing protein, which produces MSKYYIRTNSDRCISCKACEVHCKVKNRVPVGAKLGQIVTVGPVDKGGKPKMMNLFMPCFHCEQPWCVAACPTGAMIRRDEDGIVYVDAELCVGCKACIIACPWDIPQWDEESGRAIKCDFCRDRIDAGKKPACVTACTAHALEFVSPNETSGKVRFKYGKKLLEHQSKVKFL; this is translated from the coding sequence ATGAGCAAGTATTACATCCGGACCAACTCAGACCGCTGTATTAGCTGCAAGGCCTGCGAAGTTCACTGCAAAGTAAAAAATCGTGTTCCTGTTGGGGCCAAACTCGGTCAAATTGTCACTGTTGGTCCGGTCGATAAGGGCGGTAAGCCCAAAATGATGAACTTATTTATGCCATGTTTTCATTGCGAACAGCCATGGTGTGTGGCCGCGTGTCCCACTGGGGCAATGATTCGGCGCGATGAAGATGGCATAGTGTATGTTGATGCTGAATTATGCGTCGGTTGCAAAGCCTGCATCATTGCGTGCCCATGGGATATCCCGCAATGGGATGAAGAATCCGGACGCGCGATCAAATGTGACTTCTGCCGTGATCGCATTGATGCTGGCAAGAAGCCAGCTTGTGTAACGGCCTGTACGGCTCATGCTCTCGAGTTCGTATCACCCAATGAGACGTCTGGGAAGGTACGGTTTAAGTATGGAAAGAAACTTCTCGAACATCAATCCAAAGTTAAATTTTTGTAA
- a CDS encoding sulfite exporter TauE/SafE family protein, whose translation MFTKRSAVFYLALLALTVGVVCVAQPALADRLADAIMDAQSNGKIDPSATPGYLGIPGGPQPSLIVGFLWAIWVGWIFSTVGAFGGIMAGVGHISIYGLGNYASSFGKGTAMNTVVTDSIRVSNQWLVGTSAGLSSWNYFRMGRLVLPLGLALAVGSISGSILVPILTAGKISLKSYIGYFGLFVLLLGVYLFYETTPAGQARKKKAKEAAKAFQDSVKSGVSNTDQGVKVSSFSLTRCAFTFYGVEFDFNPIIPVIGGFFIAALASFLGVGGGFLLVPFLTSVAGLPMYLVAGTSAMAVFIGMISSIFSYMVIKGTPVAWTLIGAELIGIVIGSYIGPKTSKYIPDIWLKRLFIILAVFVGVRYTLKGFMGFDIMNLLTQALN comes from the coding sequence ATGTTTACAAAACGCAGTGCTGTTTTTTATTTAGCACTCCTGGCGTTAACAGTGGGCGTTGTCTGTGTTGCCCAACCAGCATTAGCTGATCGTCTGGCTGATGCGATCATGGACGCACAGTCGAACGGCAAAATTGATCCGAGTGCTACCCCTGGGTATCTCGGTATTCCTGGTGGTCCTCAACCGAGCTTGATTGTCGGTTTCTTGTGGGCGATCTGGGTAGGCTGGATTTTTTCGACGGTTGGTGCCTTCGGCGGCATCATGGCCGGTGTGGGACACATTTCCATTTATGGATTGGGGAACTACGCGTCGAGCTTCGGGAAAGGAACAGCGATGAATACCGTTGTGACCGACTCCATTCGCGTGTCGAACCAATGGCTCGTCGGCACAAGCGCCGGTCTGTCCTCCTGGAACTACTTCCGCATGGGACGCTTGGTTCTGCCCTTGGGGTTGGCTCTGGCTGTTGGATCGATCTCCGGTTCCATTTTGGTCCCGATTTTGACCGCTGGGAAAATCAGCTTGAAGTCCTATATCGGGTACTTCGGTCTGTTCGTCCTGCTGCTTGGTGTCTACCTTTTCTACGAAACCACTCCTGCTGGGCAGGCTCGTAAGAAAAAAGCCAAAGAAGCTGCCAAGGCGTTCCAAGACAGCGTCAAATCCGGTGTTTCGAATACTGACCAAGGCGTAAAAGTCAGCTCGTTCTCACTGACCCGCTGTGCTTTTACCTTCTACGGTGTTGAATTTGACTTCAACCCCATCATCCCGGTTATCGGTGGTTTCTTTATCGCGGCTTTGGCCTCCTTCCTGGGTGTTGGCGGCGGCTTCCTGCTCGTCCCCTTCCTGACCTCGGTTGCTGGTCTTCCCATGTACCTTGTTGCCGGTACTTCGGCTATGGCCGTTTTCATAGGCATGATTTCCTCCATCTTCTCGTACATGGTCATCAAAGGCACTCCCGTTGCCTGGACCCTGATCGGAGCGGAACTTATCGGCATCGTTATCGGTTCGTACATTGGTCCGAAAACGTCCAAGTACATTCCTGATATTTGGCTCAAACGCTTGTTCATTATCTTGGCTGTCTTTGTCGGTGTCCGCTACACCCTCAAGGGTTTCATGGGCTTCGACATCATGAATCTCTTGACGCAAGCCTTGAACTAA